In a single window of the Chloroflexota bacterium genome:
- the ltaE gene encoding low-specificity L-threonine aldolase, with protein sequence MREVDLRSDTVTHPSPEMRRAMAEAELGDDVFGDDPTLNRLEAMAAERLGKEAAVFVASGTMGNLVSVLAHAGRGDEIILGDKAHIFRSEAGGASALGGVAYFPLPNDHRGMLDLDRLEAAIKPPNEHFTRTALIALENTQNACGGAPLTADDTKSVADIAHRHGIPLHLDGARIFNAAVALETPVTELVKHADSVSFCLSKGLSCPIGSVVCGSEEFVREARKWRKMVGGGMRQVGVIAAAGIVALDNMVERLNDDHANARRLAQGLAQIPGIDIDPDALPTNLVFFTITDGDPALIQQEINRHGVKGGMPTPNWRFVTHYGIDSDDIDYTIEVMDAACRKYATA encoded by the coding sequence GTGAGAGAAGTTGACCTTCGCAGCGACACAGTAACCCATCCTTCACCAGAAATGCGCCGTGCGATGGCGGAAGCCGAACTCGGCGACGATGTTTTTGGGGATGACCCGACGCTTAATCGCCTGGAAGCGATGGCGGCGGAGCGGCTAGGCAAAGAGGCGGCGGTTTTCGTCGCGAGCGGCACTATGGGCAATCTCGTGTCCGTTCTCGCGCACGCCGGTCGCGGCGACGAGATAATTCTCGGAGACAAAGCGCACATCTTCCGCAGCGAAGCCGGCGGCGCTTCCGCACTAGGTGGCGTGGCATACTTCCCGCTGCCCAACGACCATCGCGGTATGCTCGACCTCGACCGGCTTGAAGCCGCTATTAAGCCACCGAACGAGCATTTCACTCGCACGGCGCTGATCGCCCTTGAGAATACGCAGAACGCCTGCGGTGGCGCGCCGTTGACCGCAGACGACACGAAGTCCGTAGCGGACATCGCGCACAGGCACGGCATCCCACTGCATCTTGATGGCGCGCGCATTTTCAACGCGGCGGTGGCACTGGAGACGCCGGTTACTGAGCTAGTGAAGCACGCGGACAGCGTGAGTTTCTGCCTTTCCAAGGGCTTAAGCTGCCCAATAGGATCTGTCGTCTGCGGCAGCGAAGAATTCGTGCGGGAGGCGCGAAAGTGGCGCAAGATGGTCGGCGGTGGAATGCGGCAAGTCGGCGTCATCGCAGCCGCCGGTATTGTCGCGCTGGACAACATGGTTGAGCGTCTCAACGACGACCACGCGAACGCGCGCAGACTGGCCCAGGGCTTGGCGCAGATACCCGGCATTGACATCGACCCGGACGCGCTGCCCACGAATCTCGTGTTCTTCACCATCACGGACGGCGACCCGGCGCTGATACAGCAGGAAATCAACAGACACGGTGTCAAGGGCGGTATGCCAACACCAAATTGGCGGTTCGTAACACACTACGGCATCGACTCAGACGACATTGATTACACCATCGAAGTGATGGACGCCGCCTGTCGCAAGTACGCGACGGCATAG
- a CDS encoding prolyl oligopeptidase family serine peptidase, with translation MAATQHDLMFPSGELAIEGTLHLPDGEGRFPGVVICHPHPQYGGDMYNVIVATLAHALPEIGIAALRFNFRGVQMSEGAYDGGYGEIEDAVEAMNYMAVSDGIDASRLGIAGYSFGAAVAIAAAARSNIAQALVSIACPSRVFNEMSAQELLLPKLLMLGEHDHDFPAQQFRFMARRFTDPKDVEVIRGADHFFGGHVAEVVQLTTDFFENWLVAERGQQL, from the coding sequence ATGGCGGCAACTCAGCACGATTTAATGTTCCCAAGCGGAGAATTGGCGATAGAAGGCACGCTGCATCTGCCTGATGGCGAAGGGCGATTCCCCGGCGTGGTGATATGCCACCCGCACCCGCAGTACGGCGGCGATATGTACAACGTGATCGTTGCGACATTGGCGCATGCGCTTCCGGAAATCGGCATTGCCGCATTACGTTTCAACTTTCGCGGCGTGCAAATGAGCGAAGGCGCGTACGACGGCGGCTACGGCGAGATCGAAGACGCGGTAGAAGCGATGAACTACATGGCGGTCAGCGACGGCATCGACGCCAGCCGGCTAGGTATCGCCGGATATTCGTTCGGCGCTGCGGTCGCAATCGCAGCCGCCGCGCGCAGCAATATCGCGCAGGCGCTGGTCAGCATCGCCTGCCCGTCGCGTGTGTTCAATGAGATGAGCGCACAGGAACTCCTGCTGCCCAAGCTGCTGATGCTAGGCGAGCACGACCACGATTTTCCAGCGCAGCAATTTAGGTTCATGGCGCGGCGTTTCACCGACCCGAAAGATGTCGAGGTCATACGCGGGGCGGACCACTTTTTCGGCGGGCATGTCGCAGAAGTTGTGCAGTTGACGACCGATTTCTTCGAGAATTGGCTTGTCGCAGAGCGGGGGCAGCAGCTTTGA
- a CDS encoding L-seryl-tRNA(Sec) selenium transferase, with translation MTSAYRLLPSVERILSDERISALVDKHSRLAITEIVRQRLAGARGEIAAGGDAPQLHEIIADVAARAEVMALPWPRHVINATGVVLHTNLGRAPLSDDAKNATLRAAQGYSDLELDLDTGRRGSRQAHISKLVARVTGAEAALVVNNNASAVMLGLAAIANGKEVIVSRGEAVEIGGGFRIPDVLRQSGATLVEVGTTNRTYASDYEAAITERTGALLAVHASNFRVMGFTHAPEIRDLVEISARCGVPVLHDLGSGCLLDSAQFGMMHEPMPQESVNAGVGLSFFSGDKLLGGPQAGIIAGTNNLVDLVARHPLARAMRIDKLSMAALAATIEHYLRGEALDKIPIWRMIAMPPDVVKRRVMYWADNIGSHASAASSRSTIGGGSLPGETLPTWVLSIDCDRVEGGAEAVAKHLRDADSPVLGRIEEGRVLLDARTVLPEEENALLATVQTALQA, from the coding sequence ATGACTTCAGCGTACAGATTATTACCGAGCGTGGAACGGATATTGTCGGACGAGCGCATCTCGGCGTTAGTGGATAAGCACTCGCGGCTGGCGATAACGGAAATCGTCAGGCAGCGACTCGCGGGCGCGCGCGGCGAAATCGCCGCAGGTGGCGATGCACCGCAGCTGCACGAGATTATTGCCGATGTCGCGGCGCGCGCAGAAGTGATGGCGCTACCATGGCCCCGCCATGTGATAAACGCGACGGGCGTTGTATTGCACACGAACCTTGGCCGCGCGCCGCTGAGCGACGACGCGAAGAACGCGACGCTGCGGGCAGCGCAGGGTTACAGCGACCTCGAATTGGACTTGGACACCGGACGGCGCGGCTCTCGGCAGGCGCACATCTCGAAATTGGTCGCGCGTGTAACGGGCGCAGAGGCGGCGCTAGTCGTAAACAACAACGCTTCCGCCGTGATGCTCGGTCTCGCGGCGATTGCAAATGGCAAGGAAGTCATCGTGTCTCGTGGCGAAGCGGTTGAGATTGGCGGCGGCTTCCGCATTCCGGATGTGTTGCGTCAGAGCGGCGCGACTCTGGTCGAAGTCGGCACGACCAATCGCACATACGCCAGCGACTACGAAGCTGCCATCACGGAACGTACGGGCGCGCTGCTGGCAGTGCACGCCAGCAATTTCCGAGTGATGGGATTTACGCACGCGCCGGAAATCCGAGATCTTGTTGAAATCAGCGCGCGGTGCGGCGTGCCGGTGCTGCACGACCTGGGCAGCGGATGCCTGCTAGATTCCGCGCAGTTTGGCATGATGCACGAACCCATGCCGCAGGAAAGCGTCAACGCGGGCGTAGGTCTGTCGTTCTTTTCAGGAGACAAGCTGCTAGGCGGTCCGCAAGCAGGCATAATCGCCGGCACGAACAATCTGGTCGATTTGGTTGCGCGGCATCCGTTGGCTAGGGCAATGCGTATCGACAAGCTGAGCATGGCAGCACTCGCCGCGACGATTGAACACTACCTACGCGGTGAAGCACTGGACAAGATACCAATCTGGCGGATGATTGCAATGCCACCCGATGTGGTCAAGCGGCGCGTCATGTACTGGGCGGATAATATAGGCTCGCACGCATCCGCGGCATCATCAAGATCCACGATTGGCGGTGGAAGTCTGCCGGGCGAGACGCTTCCCACATGGGTGCTTTCGATAGACTGCGATCGTGTTGAGGGCGGCGCGGAGGCTGTTGCAAAGCACCTGCGGGACGCAGATTCCCCCGTTCTAGGGCGCATCGAAGAGGGGCGAGTTCTGCTTGATGCCCGCACTGTGCTGCCTGAGGAAGAAAACGCGCTGCTGGCAACTGTACAGACTGCATTACAAGCCTAA
- a CDS encoding replication-associated recombination protein A: MTLFEHRSRQELGSRAPLAARMRPRTFDEYVGQEHIIGRGTALRNSIQADTLPSIILWGPPGTGKTTLANLIANVTGSHFEQVSGVASGVADLRRIAGEARERLGMGGQSTILFVDEIHRFNKAQQDVILPYVEDGTLTLIGATTENPSFEVVSPLLSRARVFALESLSDEHVRRIVQSAAADDERGLADLRPHIPDTAIDALVNLANGDARTALNALELAVSATSPDEDGTRHITVEVVEDAMQRRSLRHDKAGDLHYDTISAFIKSVRASDPDAAIYWLARMLEAGEDPLFIARRLVVLASEDIGMAAPQALTVAVATQQAVHFIGLPEGRIPLAEATVYLATAPKSNASYMALNKAMEDVQRTRNEPVPLHLRDAVTGLMRDMGYGDGYKYAHDYEGNFTPTQNLPDSLKNRRYYQPGTQGYERTVRERMERWWSDSRK, translated from the coding sequence ATGACACTCTTCGAGCATCGTTCACGGCAGGAACTCGGCAGCCGAGCGCCGCTTGCCGCGAGGATGCGCCCGCGCACTTTCGATGAATATGTCGGGCAAGAGCACATCATCGGGCGTGGAACCGCGCTGCGTAACAGCATCCAAGCCGACACGCTGCCGTCCATCATCCTTTGGGGACCGCCGGGCACCGGCAAGACTACACTCGCGAATCTCATCGCAAATGTAACGGGCAGCCACTTCGAACAAGTCAGCGGTGTGGCGTCCGGCGTGGCGGACTTGCGGCGTATCGCAGGCGAAGCGCGTGAACGGCTGGGCATGGGAGGGCAGTCCACGATACTATTCGTCGATGAGATACACCGCTTCAACAAAGCGCAGCAGGACGTCATCCTGCCGTATGTCGAAGACGGCACGCTGACGCTCATTGGCGCGACCACCGAGAACCCGTCGTTCGAGGTCGTATCACCCCTGCTATCCCGCGCAAGGGTGTTCGCATTAGAATCGCTGAGCGATGAACATGTGCGCCGCATCGTGCAATCTGCGGCGGCAGACGACGAACGCGGTCTCGCAGATTTGCGGCCGCACATCCCTGATACTGCCATAGACGCGCTGGTAAACCTCGCCAACGGGGACGCCCGCACCGCGCTCAACGCACTGGAACTGGCGGTCAGCGCAACCTCGCCTGACGAAGACGGCACACGGCACATCACCGTCGAAGTCGTGGAGGACGCTATGCAGCGCCGCTCGCTGCGCCACGACAAGGCGGGCGACTTGCACTACGATACAATCTCGGCGTTCATCAAGTCCGTGCGCGCGTCCGACCCGGATGCGGCGATCTACTGGCTTGCGCGTATGTTGGAAGCGGGCGAAGATCCGCTGTTCATCGCGCGGCGTCTAGTCGTTCTAGCATCTGAGGACATTGGCATGGCGGCGCCTCAAGCGCTCACGGTCGCGGTCGCCACGCAGCAAGCCGTGCACTTCATCGGGCTGCCGGAAGGCAGAATTCCACTCGCTGAGGCGACGGTATATTTGGCAACCGCGCCGAAGAGCAACGCGTCGTATATGGCGCTTAACAAGGCGATGGAAGATGTGCAGCGCACGCGCAACGAACCCGTACCGCTGCACTTGCGCGACGCCGTTACCGGCCTGATGCGCGATATGGGCTACGGAGACGGCTACAAGTACGCGCACGACTACGAAGGCAATTTTACGCCGACGCAGAACCTGCCGGACAGTTTGAAAAACCGGCGCTACTATCAGCCCGGCACGCAAGGCTACGAACGCACTGTCCGCGAGCGCATGGAACGCTGGTGGAGCGACAGCCGGAAATAA
- a CDS encoding dephospho-CoA kinase, whose product MFVIGLTGGIGTGKTHVSRLLEDLGAAIVNADLLGHEVYEPQSEGWRAVVDAFGDGIVADDGAIDRRALGGIVFSDPNALQQLNAIMHPRIYALAEQRLNSLAEQGTTNAVLEAALLIEANWTPLVNEVWVTVSPEADVIARLRRRNMDETTARSRIDSQMPQAERVEHADVVIENSTTPEELSATIQDLWTSRVLAR is encoded by the coding sequence ATGTTCGTAATAGGTTTAACAGGCGGAATTGGCACCGGTAAGACGCACGTATCGCGCTTGTTGGAAGACTTGGGCGCTGCCATCGTGAACGCTGATTTGCTCGGACACGAGGTTTACGAGCCTCAGTCCGAGGGCTGGCGTGCGGTTGTTGACGCATTCGGCGATGGTATAGTCGCTGACGACGGCGCGATTGACCGGCGCGCGCTCGGCGGCATCGTGTTCAGCGACCCTAATGCGCTGCAGCAGCTCAACGCCATAATGCATCCCCGCATATACGCGCTCGCGGAGCAGCGACTGAACTCGCTGGCAGAGCAGGGCACTACGAATGCCGTGCTCGAAGCCGCATTGCTAATTGAAGCGAATTGGACGCCGCTGGTCAATGAGGTCTGGGTTACGGTTTCACCGGAAGCGGATGTCATCGCACGGCTGCGGCGGCGCAACATGGACGAAACCACCGCCCGCTCCCGCATCGATTCGCAGATGCCGCAGGCTGAACGAGTGGAACACGCGGATGTGGTGATCGAAAACAGTACGACACCGGAAGAACTATCGGCAACGATTCAAGACTTGTGGACCAGCAGGGTTCTAGCCCGTTAA
- a CDS encoding CoA pyrophosphatase, whose translation MGDKQCDTFIDYIEQVIAETPHRQVDDPALTPAGVMLLVFRKDSEHCILLQKRSSRVDSHKGEISFPGGKRDPEDVSMLATAIRETHEEMGIDPQDIRVFGALDHTATTTGYLTYPFAGTIPYPYDFDPSEQEVAEVLEVPVSSLMDSENWRGETRVVNGDLLCAPVFAYDGHIIFGATARIIDRFIEMLQSSTWEAMP comes from the coding sequence ATGGGCGACAAACAGTGCGACACTTTCATAGATTACATCGAGCAGGTTATCGCTGAGACTCCGCACAGGCAAGTCGATGACCCGGCGCTCACGCCTGCTGGCGTGATGCTGCTCGTTTTTCGCAAGGATAGCGAGCATTGCATCCTATTGCAAAAGCGTTCAAGCAGGGTTGACAGCCACAAGGGCGAGATTTCGTTTCCCGGCGGCAAGCGCGATCCTGAGGACGTGTCTATGCTCGCCACTGCCATCCGCGAGACGCACGAAGAGATGGGCATCGACCCGCAGGATATTCGCGTTTTCGGCGCGCTTGACCATACCGCCACCACGACGGGCTACCTGACATACCCGTTCGCAGGCACGATACCGTATCCCTACGACTTCGATCCAAGCGAACAAGAGGTTGCGGAAGTGCTGGAAGTGCCTGTATCCTCACTGATGGACTCCGAGAACTGGCGCGGCGAGACGCGCGTGGTCAACGGCGACTTACTATGCGCGCCCGTCTTTGCGTATGATGGACACATAATCTTCGGCGCCACCGCGCGCATTATAGACCGCTTTATCGAAATGCTCCAATCCTCTACATGGGAGGCAATGCCTTGA
- a CDS encoding MFS transporter: MFLILHNARLRLLWSSSVVSEMGVMFHITAHGWLTLTVTDSAFWVGASAGVAGTSILVFSTVSGVLADRLNRKYLVLMTLILQASVGAGLATLIFTERIELWHILLASSIEGAMVSIRVPSRLALMMDVAGRPNVQNATAANFAAMTGTGIVIPPIAGLLIEHHGIGWSYAAMSSAFILSSIMLSFLTGVTGASRKGVASPLQDFKEGVIYVFTTPSVRLLILLMLTSEIFGWAHEAMIPVMAREVLDTGPSGVGYLFASGSAGALISALVLSMVGDIRRKGIALAGGYIGFGTFLIMFALSKTPVLSFVLLAASWASVAMYETMLSTLLQTSVPNEMRGRVLSFQTFTWGLSGLSGFQVGAIAALLGAPLAIGIGGGIVLLNGLRLIRTIAIRYRSDQPESASEEIAA, translated from the coding sequence ATGTTTCTAATACTGCACAACGCAAGACTTCGCCTGCTGTGGTCAAGTTCGGTCGTCAGCGAGATGGGCGTTATGTTCCACATCACGGCGCACGGCTGGCTCACGCTCACGGTGACAGACTCTGCCTTCTGGGTTGGCGCGTCCGCGGGCGTGGCCGGTACTAGCATCCTCGTATTCAGCACGGTGTCCGGCGTGCTTGCGGACAGGCTCAACCGCAAGTATCTCGTGCTGATGACGCTAATCTTGCAGGCAAGTGTTGGTGCGGGATTGGCGACGCTGATATTCACTGAGCGGATTGAGTTGTGGCACATTCTTCTCGCATCGTCCATAGAAGGCGCGATGGTGTCCATCCGCGTACCGTCGAGATTGGCACTGATGATGGATGTCGCCGGACGGCCAAATGTGCAGAACGCCACCGCCGCGAACTTCGCTGCGATGACTGGCACGGGCATCGTCATCCCACCGATTGCCGGACTGCTGATAGAGCATCACGGCATCGGATGGTCGTATGCTGCGATGAGCAGCGCATTCATTCTGTCCTCAATCATGCTGTCGTTCCTGACGGGCGTAACTGGAGCGTCGCGCAAGGGCGTGGCATCGCCGCTGCAAGACTTTAAGGAAGGCGTGATATACGTCTTCACCACGCCGTCGGTCAGGCTGCTCATACTATTGATGCTGACATCGGAAATCTTCGGGTGGGCGCATGAGGCGATGATCCCTGTGATGGCGCGCGAGGTCTTGGATACGGGACCTTCCGGCGTGGGCTACCTGTTCGCGTCAGGAAGCGCGGGAGCGCTTATATCGGCGCTTGTGCTGTCGATGGTGGGCGACATTCGCAGGAAGGGTATAGCGCTCGCCGGCGGCTACATCGGCTTCGGCACATTCCTGATTATGTTCGCGCTGTCGAAGACACCGGTCCTGTCATTCGTGCTTCTTGCGGCATCCTGGGCGAGTGTCGCGATGTATGAAACGATGCTCAGCACGCTATTGCAGACCAGCGTACCTAACGAGATGAGAGGCAGGGTGCTTAGCTTTCAGACATTCACATGGGGACTCAGCGGGCTGTCCGGATTTCAGGTTGGCGCGATTGCTGCGCTGCTCGGCGCGCCGCTCGCCATCGGTATTGGTGGCGGTATAGTGCTGCTGAACGGCTTGCGCCTCATACGAACGATAGCAATCAGATACCGGAGCGACCAGCCTGAGTCCGCCTCCGAAGAAATCGCTGCATAG
- a CDS encoding VOC family protein, which yields MAQIQKITPFLWYDGRAMEAAEFYVSIFENARIVDAHKLSGGPAESASIVSFELDGQRFTALDGGPMFQFSAAISFVVNCDTQDEVDHFWERLGEGGEHDMCGWLRDKFGVSWQIVPSAVPELLGDPDKSGAVMEALLRMQKIDIQTLRDAYDSE from the coding sequence ATGGCACAGATTCAGAAGATAACGCCGTTCCTGTGGTACGACGGCCGCGCAATGGAAGCCGCCGAGTTCTATGTGTCCATCTTCGAAAATGCTAGAATCGTGGACGCGCACAAGCTCAGCGGCGGTCCGGCAGAAAGTGCCAGCATCGTGTCATTCGAGCTGGACGGGCAGCGATTCACGGCATTGGACGGCGGACCTATGTTTCAGTTCTCGGCGGCGATATCCTTTGTGGTAAATTGCGATACGCAAGACGAAGTGGACCACTTCTGGGAACGGCTAGGCGAAGGCGGCGAGCACGACATGTGTGGCTGGTTGCGCGACAAGTTCGGCGTGTCTTGGCAGATAGTTCCCAGCGCGGTGCCGGAATTGCTCGGGGACCCGGACAAATCAGGAGCAGTCATGGAAGCGCTGCTTCGCATGCAGAAGATAGATATCCAGACACTGCGGGACGCCTACGACAGCGAGTAA
- a CDS encoding CbbQ/NirQ/NorQ/GpvN family protein has protein sequence MTQSTTTLYRSYIIEEYHLTEEPYYVAVGDEVELFEAAYQQRIPLIFKGPTGCGKTRFVEYMSYRLGQPLTSIKQADSRGVERPEGDNIPLVTIACHEDLTASDLVGRYLLEGDSTVWIDGPLTRAVKAGGICYLDEIVEARKDTTVLIHPLTDHRRILPVEKRGELLEAADGFLLILSYNPGYQSALKDLKHSTRQRFVSIEFDYPPRDIEAEIIQHESGANVDDSLQLAKLGEKVRNLREHGLGEGASTRLLIYAGKLMAQGISPRRACQVAVNWAVTDDEAVQRSIEEIIASIFE, from the coding sequence ATGACGCAATCAACGACCACGCTCTACCGAAGCTACATCATCGAGGAATATCACCTCACCGAAGAACCCTACTATGTCGCGGTCGGCGACGAGGTAGAGCTGTTCGAGGCGGCGTATCAGCAGCGCATTCCTCTCATATTCAAAGGACCCACCGGATGCGGCAAGACGCGCTTCGTGGAGTATATGTCGTATAGGCTCGGGCAGCCGCTTACGAGCATCAAGCAGGCGGACAGCCGCGGCGTCGAACGCCCGGAAGGCGACAACATTCCGCTGGTAACCATCGCCTGCCACGAAGACCTGACCGCAAGCGACCTAGTGGGGCGCTACCTGCTGGAAGGCGATTCGACGGTGTGGATAGATGGGCCGCTAACCCGCGCGGTCAAAGCTGGCGGCATCTGTTACCTTGACGAGATTGTTGAGGCGCGCAAGGACACTACCGTTCTCATCCACCCCCTTACCGACCACCGGCGCATTTTGCCGGTCGAGAAGCGCGGTGAACTACTTGAGGCGGCGGACGGCTTCCTGCTGATTTTGTCGTACAACCCCGGCTATCAGAGCGCGCTGAAGGACCTGAAGCACAGCACACGCCAGCGCTTCGTCTCCATCGAGTTCGATTATCCGCCGCGCGACATCGAAGCGGAAATCATCCAGCATGAATCAGGTGCTAATGTGGACGACTCGCTGCAATTGGCAAAGCTCGGCGAGAAGGTGCGTAACTTGCGCGAACACGGTCTCGGCGAAGGCGCAAGCACGCGGCTGCTCATCTACGCCGGCAAGCTGATGGCACAGGGTATTTCGCCACGCCGCGCGTGCCAAGTCGCGGTCAACTGGGCGGTTACCGACGATGAGGCAGTGCAGCGGAGCATCGAAGAGATTATCGCGTCAATCTTCGAGTAG
- a CDS encoding MFS transporter — protein sequence MLLILRNPRFRLLWASSVVNYMGLMFYFTVHGWLALTVTESKFWVGATFGFNGLSIMLFSTAAGVLADRLNRKYLILAALFFQVCVAAAIATLIFAEQIQLWHIIVTAFLDGAIMSVKVPSRTALVLDVAGRSNMLKATAANFAAMTSAGIVIPPIAGLMVDTHGIGWAYFAMSGLFAISGILLTFLRGVRRTPRKSEASPVQDFKNGVSYVFSTPAVRLLFVLMLTSELFGWAHETMMPVMADEVIDAGPTGLGYLLSAGSTGALVASLVLSAFGDIRTKGAALIAGYIGFGLFLTLFALSNSLLISLVLIAVAHASAALYETMLGTLLQTTVPDEMRGRVLSFQMFSWGFTGFSGFHTGAIAALLGAPLAIGIGGGILIVNGLRLVRSLAGKYRGGESTLARTSEESIEPSKR from the coding sequence ATGCTTCTGATCCTACGAAATCCCCGCTTCCGCTTGCTGTGGGCTAGTTCCGTTGTCAATTACATGGGCTTGATGTTCTACTTTACCGTGCACGGCTGGCTTGCGCTCACGGTTACTGAATCCAAGTTCTGGGTCGGTGCGACATTCGGCTTCAACGGACTGAGCATCATGCTCTTCAGCACGGCGGCGGGCGTACTTGCGGACAGGCTGAACCGTAAGTACCTTATTTTGGCGGCGCTGTTCTTTCAGGTGTGTGTAGCGGCGGCTATAGCCACGCTCATATTCGCCGAACAGATTCAACTCTGGCACATCATCGTTACAGCGTTCCTCGACGGCGCGATAATGTCGGTCAAGGTGCCGTCGCGCACTGCGCTGGTGCTAGATGTGGCGGGTCGCTCAAACATGCTCAAGGCGACGGCGGCAAACTTTGCCGCAATGACCAGTGCGGGCATCGTCATTCCGCCCATTGCCGGCCTGATGGTGGATACTCACGGCATTGGTTGGGCGTATTTCGCTATGAGCGGCTTGTTCGCTATCTCCGGCATTCTGCTGACCTTTCTGCGCGGCGTCCGGCGCACCCCAAGAAAGTCGGAAGCATCCCCTGTGCAAGACTTCAAGAACGGCGTGAGTTATGTGTTCAGCACGCCTGCCGTCAGATTGCTGTTCGTCCTTATGCTGACATCAGAGTTGTTTGGCTGGGCGCACGAAACCATGATGCCGGTGATGGCGGATGAAGTTATCGACGCCGGACCTACAGGACTGGGCTATCTATTATCGGCAGGAAGCACGGGCGCGCTGGTCGCTTCGCTAGTACTGTCCGCATTCGGTGACATTCGCACAAAAGGTGCTGCCCTCATCGCTGGCTATATCGGCTTCGGGTTATTCTTAACGCTGTTCGCCCTGTCGAATTCGCTACTAATTTCTCTAGTCCTCATCGCTGTCGCCCATGCCAGCGCCGCCCTCTATGAGACGATGCTCGGCACGCTATTGCAGACCACCGTTCCTGACGAAATGCGCGGGCGCGTGTTGAGCTTCCAAATGTTCAGCTGGGGTTTTACTGGCTTTTCCGGCTTTCATACCGGAGCGATTGCGGCGCTGCTCGGCGCGCCGCTCGCCATTGGCATTGGCGGCGGCATCCTAATCGTCAACGGCTTGCGGCTGGTACGCAGCTTGGCAGGGAAATACAGGGGAGGCGAATCAACGCTCGCTCGGACGTCCGAAGAATCGATTGAACCAAGCAAGCGTTAG